In the genome of Fluviispira vulneris, one region contains:
- a CDS encoding HDOD domain-containing protein, with the protein MKMHLPEGFKLPAMPQIARECLVYLYNPNADTGVLSKSLARDIGISASILKLANSSQFLLGKGAPTSDLNTAIMRIGHDSLRQLMILHALEETFVFKDSMFFDFKSFTKHCSFVSLLCTDFAKKISPDSIADIQMAGLMHDVGLAIMGSLFHENLTMMVKFCFENKIDFATAESQLGLESHSKLGSRALATWEIPDRVKLIVSLHDSRKPEDRKDLEPETAKLLDILILSDILAHSYGFGFKEYKRDTRIELSMLKRMGLTADDVKEIVKTALETEAALHSS; encoded by the coding sequence ATGAAAATGCATCTTCCTGAAGGTTTTAAGCTCCCTGCAATGCCTCAAATAGCAAGAGAATGCCTTGTTTATTTGTATAATCCTAACGCAGATACGGGTGTTCTTTCAAAGTCATTAGCACGGGATATTGGAATTTCAGCAAGTATTTTAAAACTCGCAAATTCATCGCAATTTCTATTAGGAAAAGGCGCGCCAACCAGTGATTTAAATACAGCTATTATGAGAATTGGTCATGATAGTTTAAGACAACTTATGATCCTTCATGCTCTTGAGGAGACTTTTGTTTTTAAAGACTCCATGTTTTTTGATTTTAAAAGTTTTACGAAGCATTGCTCATTTGTAAGCTTATTGTGTACTGATTTTGCAAAAAAGATAAGTCCAGATTCTATTGCTGATATCCAAATGGCAGGCCTAATGCATGATGTGGGTTTGGCTATTATGGGAAGTTTATTTCATGAAAATTTAACCATGATGGTAAAATTTTGTTTTGAAAATAAAATTGATTTTGCCACAGCAGAGTCTCAATTAGGACTTGAATCTCATTCAAAGCTTGGATCAAGAGCTCTTGCTACCTGGGAAATCCCTGACCGTGTCAAACTTATTGTAAGTTTACATGATTCGAGAAAACCAGAAGATAGAAAAGATCTTGAACCAGAAACTGCAAAATTACTTGATATCTTGATTTTATCAGACATCCTTGCGCACAGTTATGGTTTTGGTTTTAAAGAATATAAACGTGACACTCGTATTGAACTTTCCATGCTAAAGAGAATGGGACTCACTGCCGATGATGTGAAAGAAATAGTGAAAACTGCATTAGAAACGGAAGCTGCGTTGCACTCTTCTTAA
- a CDS encoding CheR family methyltransferase: MGVDSFTPEEREQIYAMAENMTGNCQQGSYRRDIIISNILRRVQVKKAENLQAYLQAAIANDEEFAQLLSAFTIHTTEWFRELPHYKKFETILSERFKGTKKFRMQSGGCSTGEEVYSFSIVLESFKSMHPGFDFEFQAFDIDPVSVNLAKKAVYPMKDFNKIPANYQNLVKKIANEDSFAPDANIKAKTRFFTDNLVKLQSLPPSFEAVVCRNVLIYFTPDKVKEIIGKLVERLVKGGILIIGHSDSVDAKAFNLKSLGNSMFEKL, from the coding sequence ATGGGTGTCGATTCGTTTACTCCTGAAGAAAGAGAACAGATATATGCCATGGCAGAAAACATGACTGGAAACTGTCAGCAGGGATCTTATAGACGAGATATTATTATCTCAAATATATTAAGAAGAGTTCAAGTTAAAAAGGCAGAAAATTTACAAGCATATTTACAAGCAGCCATAGCAAATGATGAAGAGTTTGCCCAATTGCTCAGTGCATTTACCATTCATACAACAGAATGGTTTCGAGAACTCCCCCATTATAAAAAATTTGAGACTATACTGTCTGAAAGATTTAAAGGAACAAAGAAATTTAGGATGCAATCAGGTGGTTGCTCAACAGGCGAGGAAGTCTATTCATTTAGCATAGTGCTCGAATCTTTTAAATCTATGCATCCTGGTTTTGATTTTGAATTTCAGGCTTTTGACATAGATCCTGTTTCTGTTAACTTAGCAAAAAAAGCTGTTTATCCAATGAAAGATTTTAATAAAATTCCTGCAAATTATCAAAATTTAGTGAAAAAAATTGCTAATGAAGATAGCTTTGCACCTGACGCAAATATTAAAGCTAAAACCCGTTTTTTTACTGATAATTTAGTAAAATTACAAAGTTTGCCACCATCTTTCGAAGCTGTTGTTTGTCGCAATGTTCTTATTTATTTTACACCAGATAAAGTAAAAGAAATAATTGGAAAACTTGTTGAAAGACTTGTAAAAGGTGGAATATTAATTATTGGTCACAGTGACAGTGTTGATGCAAAAGCATTTAACTTGAAATCACTAGGGAACTCAATGTTTGAAAAACTTTAA
- a CDS encoding NAD(P)/FAD-dependent oxidoreductase yields MNNKMTSAHIVIVGAGFAGINAAKQLGKYKEIQVTLLDKKNYHLFQPLLYQVAMAGLSPAEIASPIRSILAKYENINVTLGKVTKINLQNQKVKTEFTEYKYDYLILACGATHSYFGRDDWEDYAPGLKSIEQATEIRRRVLTAFELAERENDPKKIREYLTFIVVGGGPTGVELAGSLSEMAHYTLNKEFKNIDLKSTSIILIEAGERILSSFSPELSEQAKKDLLNIGVTVKTGTRVSSIDSQGVHIGNEFIPSRTVIWAAGVQPSSTGALLGSELDRAGRVIVTPFLHLPEYKNVFVLGDQASVLGKDHRPLPGLAPVAIQQGIHTAKNIMRSCEGKELLAFSYFDKGQMATIGRGRAISEFSGFKAHGKIAWIAWLFIHILYLVGFRNKVFVFFQWLWSYITFGRGARLITKQEWKNHDN; encoded by the coding sequence ATGAATAATAAAATGACATCGGCACATATCGTAATTGTAGGAGCTGGTTTTGCAGGAATTAATGCTGCTAAACAGCTTGGAAAATATAAAGAAATTCAAGTGACATTATTAGATAAAAAAAATTATCATTTATTTCAACCATTATTATATCAAGTCGCTATGGCAGGTTTGAGCCCCGCAGAAATAGCATCGCCTATTCGATCGATTTTAGCTAAATACGAGAATATCAATGTCACATTAGGCAAAGTAACAAAAATTAATTTACAAAATCAAAAAGTTAAAACAGAATTTACCGAATATAAATATGATTATCTTATTCTTGCGTGCGGCGCAACCCATAGTTATTTTGGGCGAGATGATTGGGAAGATTACGCACCAGGATTAAAAAGCATTGAGCAAGCGACTGAAATTCGCAGAAGAGTGCTCACAGCTTTTGAACTTGCTGAAAGAGAAAATGATCCTAAAAAGATAAGAGAATATCTCACTTTTATCGTGGTTGGCGGAGGACCGACCGGTGTTGAACTCGCAGGCTCACTTTCAGAAATGGCTCATTATACTTTAAATAAAGAGTTTAAAAACATTGATTTAAAAAGCACAAGTATCATATTAATTGAAGCAGGTGAGCGTATACTTTCAAGTTTTTCTCCAGAACTTTCGGAACAGGCTAAAAAAGATCTATTAAATATTGGTGTCACGGTTAAAACTGGCACGCGAGTGAGCTCAATTGATAGCCAAGGAGTGCACATAGGCAATGAGTTTATTCCTTCAAGAACGGTAATTTGGGCTGCAGGAGTCCAACCTTCATCTACAGGGGCTCTGCTTGGCAGTGAACTGGATAGAGCGGGCAGAGTTATCGTTACCCCATTTTTACATTTGCCTGAATACAAAAATGTATTTGTGCTTGGTGACCAAGCAAGTGTCTTAGGCAAAGATCATCGTCCCCTTCCCGGCCTTGCACCAGTTGCAATTCAACAAGGGATTCACACTGCTAAAAATATTATGAGAAGCTGTGAAGGCAAAGAGCTCTTAGCATTTTCGTATTTCGATAAGGGACAGATGGCTACAATCGGAAGAGGTCGAGCAATTTCAGAGTTTTCTGGATTTAAAGCTCATGGGAAAATTGCATGGATAGCATGGTTGTTTATTCATATATTGTATTTAGTTGGATTTCGTAATAAAGTTTTTGTATTTTTTCAATGGCTTTGGTCATATATTACATTTGGCAGAGGGGCTCGTTTGATAACGAAACAAGAATGGAAAAATCACGATAATTAA
- a CDS encoding thymidine kinase, translating into MAHKLSGATVEVICGCMFSGKTEELIRVLKRATIAKQRILVFKHSSDIRYSDESICSHSGVKIPSILIQKTAEIFNYNLDNIDVVGIDEAQFFTDEIIGDVEKILEMGIRVVIAGLDMDFRKRPFGKMPELLAMANKVTKLSAICSVCAEDAQYTQRLFPSDETVFVGAIESYEPRCRKHHSIFK; encoded by the coding sequence GTGGCTCATAAGTTATCAGGGGCAACTGTCGAAGTTATTTGTGGATGTATGTTTAGTGGCAAAACTGAAGAACTGATCCGTGTTTTAAAAAGAGCGACCATTGCAAAACAAAGAATACTCGTGTTCAAACACTCATCTGACATAAGATATTCTGATGAAAGCATATGCAGTCACAGTGGAGTTAAAATTCCATCCATTCTCATTCAAAAAACAGCAGAAATATTTAATTATAATTTAGATAACATTGATGTGGTAGGAATTGATGAAGCTCAATTTTTTACAGATGAAATCATAGGCGACGTAGAGAAAATTCTTGAAATGGGTATTAGAGTTGTTATAGCGGGCTTAGATATGGATTTTAGAAAAAGACCATTTGGAAAAATGCCTGAATTATTAGCAATGGCAAATAAGGTGACAAAATTATCAGCTATTTGTTCAGTTTGCGCAGAAGATGCTCAATACACTCAGAGACTTTTTCCCTCAGATGAAACAGTTTTTGTGGGAGCTATTGAAAGTTATGAACCGCGCTGCCGTAAGCATCACAGCATTTTTAAATAG
- the thrC gene encoding threonine synthase translates to MHYISTRNKNKLYSLSEALQKGLAEDGGLFIPEYFPKVNLTDYNSQMSYIDFAEKLLQNFFKNDILEKNLREICANAFIFPVKIETIDSNTQMLDLCQGPTLSFKDFGARFLAECLNKISHKNKSTIMVATSGDTGSAVASAFYKKENTQVIVLYPKGKISEKQEKQITCWGKNILSLAVLGTFDDCQRLVKQAFNENWWQNVMNISSANSINIGRLLPQMIYYAYSSFAYFNKNKTSVGFIIPTGNLGNATAAYWAKEMGFPIREISLATNENRVINDYIESGVFSPRKSVLTLANAMDVGNPSNFERLSQLFQDYSIFKKNVSSISVSNVEIKQTIGNFYNNYKRIICPHTATGFFVRKNKSAHSWIVVSTADPCKFDDIIEPIIQEKIPIPEQMQNLLNRESMHWEVKAELSDIEKIAAKYFNI, encoded by the coding sequence ATGCACTATATTAGCACCCGAAATAAAAATAAACTCTATTCTTTATCTGAAGCTTTACAGAAGGGTCTTGCGGAAGATGGTGGATTATTTATTCCAGAATATTTTCCAAAAGTAAATTTAACAGATTATAATTCACAAATGTCTTATATTGATTTTGCTGAAAAACTTTTACAGAATTTTTTTAAAAATGATATACTTGAAAAGAATTTAAGGGAAATTTGTGCAAATGCATTTATTTTTCCAGTTAAAATAGAAACAATTGATAGCAACACACAAATGCTTGATTTATGTCAAGGCCCTACCCTTTCTTTTAAAGACTTTGGAGCTCGCTTTTTAGCAGAATGCTTAAATAAAATTTCGCATAAAAACAAATCAACAATTATGGTTGCAACTTCGGGTGACACAGGTTCTGCAGTTGCAAGTGCATTTTACAAAAAAGAAAATACACAAGTTATAGTCTTGTATCCAAAAGGAAAAATATCTGAAAAGCAAGAAAAACAAATCACGTGTTGGGGAAAAAATATTTTATCGCTAGCAGTGCTTGGCACATTTGATGACTGTCAGCGTCTCGTTAAGCAAGCTTTCAATGAAAATTGGTGGCAAAATGTCATGAATATTAGCAGTGCTAATAGCATAAATATTGGAAGATTGCTTCCACAAATGATCTATTATGCCTATTCAAGCTTTGCTTACTTTAATAAAAATAAAACGTCGGTTGGTTTTATTATCCCAACAGGTAATCTCGGCAATGCCACAGCAGCTTATTGGGCTAAAGAAATGGGTTTTCCAATTCGTGAAATCTCTTTAGCTACAAATGAAAATAGAGTCATAAATGATTATATTGAATCAGGGGTTTTTAGCCCTCGTAAAAGTGTTCTAACCCTTGCCAATGCCATGGACGTTGGAAACCCAAGTAATTTTGAAAGACTTTCTCAGTTGTTTCAGGATTATTCCATCTTTAAAAAAAATGTTTCATCTATAAGTGTTAGCAATGTGGAAATTAAACAGACAATAGGAAATTTTTACAACAATTATAAAAGAATAATATGTCCGCACACTGCAACAGGTTTTTTTGTGAGAAAAAATAAATCAGCGCACAGTTGGATAGTGGTTTCTACAGCGGATCCATGTAAATTTGATGACATTATTGAACCCATTATTCAAGAAAAAATTCCGATTCCTGAACAAATGCAAAACTTACTGAATAGAGAATCTATGCATTGGGAAGTAAAAGCGGAATTAAGTGATATAGAGAAAATTGCAGCAAAATATTTTAACATTTAA
- a CDS encoding homoserine kinase, whose protein sequence is MLKENLNSVTAFAPATCANVSIGFDILGFSFDGVGDFVTLKKRPDTKIIIENIDCEEKLPLDPNKNTASVVIKKLCEDLKLQNGFSISIKKGIALGSGMGGSAASAVAALTACNAFLKKPLSLQELSNYALLGEEAACGQRHADNIVPCLYGGITLIQSTDPIHVVELPVPNLHCVLIHPYLKVETKYARGVLNTNVSLKECIKQSANTASFIAALYQKNYALLKKSAQDFLIEPQRAHLVPGFYEVKKAALDSGALVSSFSGSGPTLFALAETKELAISIAENMQKAFQTHEIKSEFWISKMNSKNAFVVESH, encoded by the coding sequence ATGCTAAAAGAAAATTTAAATTCTGTTACAGCATTTGCGCCTGCAACTTGCGCGAATGTTTCAATTGGTTTTGATATTTTAGGTTTTTCATTTGATGGAGTCGGAGATTTTGTTACATTAAAAAAAAGACCTGATACTAAAATAATAATTGAAAATATTGACTGTGAAGAGAAACTACCATTGGATCCAAATAAAAATACGGCTTCAGTTGTGATCAAAAAGTTATGTGAAGATTTAAAATTACAAAATGGTTTTTCTATTTCAATTAAAAAAGGTATTGCGCTTGGCTCTGGTATGGGTGGCTCTGCGGCTTCTGCCGTTGCGGCTCTCACTGCATGCAATGCTTTCCTTAAGAAACCGCTGTCATTACAAGAATTATCAAATTACGCTCTCCTAGGAGAAGAAGCTGCGTGCGGACAACGACATGCTGACAATATCGTACCGTGCCTCTATGGTGGAATCACCCTCATACAGTCGACCGATCCGATTCATGTCGTTGAATTGCCCGTACCCAATTTACATTGTGTGCTAATACATCCTTACTTAAAGGTCGAAACCAAGTATGCTCGGGGGGTTTTAAACACCAATGTTTCGCTGAAAGAATGTATTAAACAATCTGCAAATACTGCTTCTTTTATTGCGGCACTTTACCAAAAAAACTATGCATTACTCAAAAAATCAGCCCAGGATTTTCTTATTGAACCACAAAGAGCCCATCTCGTTCCTGGATTTTACGAGGTGAAAAAGGCAGCACTTGATTCAGGAGCTCTTGTTTCTTCTTTCTCCGGTTCAGGACCTACGTTATTTGCGCTGGCAGAAACAAAAGAATTAGCAATATCTATTGCTGAAAATATGCAAAAGGCTTTTCAAACTCATGAAATTAAATCTGAATTTTGGATTTCTAAAATGAATTCGAAAAATGCTTTTGTTGTTGAATCTCATTAA
- the thrA gene encoding bifunctional aspartate kinase/homoserine dehydrogenase I, translated as MNNDIIVHKFGGSSIANAERFLAIKKLLNNGKEVIVVSAIKDATSTLQMVLNNAAHGKNFLALLESLENAHLEIIDSLQFNVSTSNLKNKIKDDFLTIRNTLLAVMHISSYSKEIQDFILGFGEQWSAQILSLYLSQFYNSRYLDATEVLRTQYANNIISIQWEKSSELLNNFLQNNNFDKLIVTGFIAGNESGKRTTLGRNGSDFSASVFAKLFKAKALYIWKDVDGILSANPSRVKDAFPIESLSYKEALELAYFGAKVIHPRTISPAQEEGIPIYIKNSFNSLVKGTEISDKPRTSDHLIKGVTGIDDVALINIEGAGMIGVSGIAARIFSIIQQKNISVILISQASSEHSICFAVAREYAELTLETLSENLQFEIEKGQIENISAEYECSILAIIGDEMIGSVGVAGKLCSTLAKANININAIAQGSSERNISVVINKKDINKALNAVHSGFYLSHKTLAIGLIGLGSVGKAFFEQLRSASVELKSKYQIDLSVRGIMNSKKMYLSDKSMDISSCQEYLAKHSESINIEKFSSHLACDESAHGVLIDCTADINIAQKYLSFINKGLHIITPNKHANGGDLTYYKTLKSFAKEKKCHYYYEATVCAGLPVISTLQDFIKTGDEIISIEGIVSGTLSYIFSELAKGKKFSEVVYAAKQQGFTEPDPRIDLSGQDVARKLICLAREIGFDISLENINIHSLIPKELEECSVNEFLERLPEFDHKMKLFVEKANAKNEKICYVGSISKLGEVKINLNSYAQSHPFSRLEGTDNMLIFYTRRYSKQPLIIQGPGAGAEVTASGIFADLLRLASSLA; from the coding sequence ATGAATAACGATATCATCGTACATAAATTTGGTGGTTCAAGTATAGCCAATGCTGAAAGATTTCTGGCCATTAAAAAACTTTTAAACAATGGAAAAGAAGTAATTGTAGTTTCAGCAATTAAAGATGCAACTTCGACTTTACAGATGGTCTTAAACAATGCTGCACATGGGAAAAATTTTCTTGCGCTACTTGAGTCTCTTGAAAATGCACATTTAGAAATAATTGACTCTCTCCAATTCAATGTTTCTACATCTAATTTAAAAAATAAAATAAAAGATGATTTTCTTACAATCCGAAATACACTACTTGCAGTCATGCATATATCTAGTTATTCAAAAGAAATACAAGATTTTATTTTAGGATTTGGTGAGCAATGGTCAGCACAGATACTTTCTCTGTATTTATCGCAATTCTATAATTCAAGATATCTTGACGCCACTGAAGTTTTAAGAACGCAATATGCTAACAATATTATTTCTATTCAATGGGAAAAAAGCTCTGAACTACTAAATAATTTTTTACAAAATAATAATTTTGATAAATTAATAGTCACTGGATTTATTGCCGGTAATGAATCAGGTAAAAGAACAACTTTAGGTAGAAATGGAAGCGACTTTTCTGCTTCCGTTTTTGCTAAACTTTTTAAAGCAAAAGCATTATATATTTGGAAAGATGTCGATGGTATATTAAGTGCAAATCCAAGCAGAGTAAAAGATGCTTTTCCTATTGAATCACTTTCATACAAAGAAGCTCTTGAATTAGCTTATTTTGGTGCTAAGGTAATCCACCCTCGCACAATATCACCTGCACAAGAAGAAGGAATTCCTATTTATATTAAAAATAGCTTTAATTCTTTAGTTAAAGGAACAGAAATTTCGGATAAACCTCGCACATCTGATCACCTTATAAAAGGTGTTACAGGTATAGATGATGTCGCACTTATAAACATTGAAGGTGCTGGCATGATCGGTGTTTCAGGAATTGCTGCACGTATTTTTTCAATTATACAACAAAAAAATATCTCTGTTATACTTATCTCTCAAGCAAGTTCTGAACACTCAATCTGCTTTGCAGTTGCTCGTGAATATGCTGAATTGACACTTGAAACACTTTCAGAAAACTTACAATTTGAGATCGAAAAAGGGCAAATTGAAAATATTTCAGCTGAATATGAATGTTCAATTTTAGCAATTATTGGCGATGAAATGATAGGCTCCGTTGGAGTTGCAGGCAAACTTTGTTCTACACTTGCAAAAGCTAATATCAATATCAATGCCATAGCTCAAGGTTCGTCAGAAAGAAATATTTCAGTAGTCATTAATAAGAAAGATATAAATAAAGCACTCAATGCCGTTCACTCAGGTTTTTATCTCTCCCATAAAACTCTTGCTATTGGTTTGATCGGACTTGGCTCTGTCGGAAAAGCATTTTTTGAGCAATTAAGAAGCGCATCTGTAGAATTAAAATCTAAATATCAAATTGACTTATCAGTACGTGGTATTATGAACTCTAAAAAAATGTATTTATCTGATAAATCAATGGATATATCATCCTGCCAAGAGTATTTAGCAAAACATTCTGAAAGTATAAATATTGAAAAATTTTCTTCTCACCTTGCCTGCGATGAATCTGCGCATGGAGTGCTTATCGATTGTACAGCAGATATAAATATTGCACAGAAATATCTTTCATTTATAAATAAAGGTTTACATATTATCACTCCCAATAAACATGCAAATGGTGGTGATTTAACTTATTATAAAACTTTAAAATCTTTTGCTAAAGAAAAGAAATGCCATTACTATTACGAAGCTACAGTTTGTGCAGGTTTACCCGTTATTAGCACTTTACAAGATTTTATTAAAACTGGAGATGAGATCATAAGTATCGAGGGAATCGTTTCTGGTACTTTAAGTTATATTTTCTCTGAATTAGCTAAAGGCAAAAAGTTTTCAGAGGTTGTTTATGCAGCAAAACAACAAGGTTTTACAGAACCCGATCCTAGAATCGATCTCTCGGGTCAAGATGTAGCGAGAAAATTAATCTGTTTAGCCCGTGAAATAGGTTTTGATATTTCCCTTGAAAATATTAATATTCACAGTTTAATTCCTAAAGAACTTGAAGAGTGTAGCGTTAATGAATTTTTAGAAAGGCTGCCAGAATTTGATCATAAAATGAAACTATTTGTTGAGAAAGCAAATGCAAAAAATGAAAAAATTTGTTACGTAGGCTCAATATCAAAGTTAGGAGAAGTCAAAATTAATTTAAATTCATACGCACAAAGCCATCCCTTTAGTCGCTTAGAAGGCACTGACAATATGCTTATTTTTTATACTCGCAGATATTCTAAGCAACCTCTCATTATTCAAGGCCCAGGCGCTGGAGCAGAAGTAACTGCATCTGGAATTTTTGCCGATCTATTAAGATTAGCCTCGTCACTTGCGTAA
- the fabV gene encoding enoyl-ACP reductase FabV: MIIEPKIRGFICTTAHPIGCAQHVQDQINFVKSNAKIKGAQKVLVIGASTGYGLASRIAAAYGNGAATIGVFFEKPADGARTATAGWYNTAAFEKAAHSEGLYAKSINGDAFSNEIKQKTIELIKKDLGKVDLVVYSLASPRRTHPTTGENFSSALKPIGKTYSEKSINPMTGEIKSVSIEPAGEGDIENTVRVMGGEDWEMWIDALQNAGVLADNALTVAYSYIGPVLTYPIYREGTIGKAKEHLEKTAGLISDKLHKIGGKAFVSVNKAVVTQSSSAIPVVPLYISLLFRIMKNKNIHEDCIEQAYRLFNEHLYSGKNINTDKKGLIRIDDWEMRDDVQGEVSKLWEKVNSENINDFSDLSGYRNDFYKLFGFGLPQVDYKADVEIKVEIPSIS; encoded by the coding sequence ATGATTATTGAACCAAAAATCCGTGGATTTATATGCACAACAGCTCATCCAATTGGGTGTGCTCAGCACGTGCAAGATCAAATAAATTTTGTTAAAAGCAATGCTAAAATAAAAGGTGCGCAAAAAGTTCTCGTGATAGGTGCTTCAACTGGTTATGGGCTTGCGAGTCGTATAGCGGCAGCCTATGGCAATGGTGCTGCTACTATTGGTGTCTTTTTTGAAAAACCTGCAGATGGCGCTCGGACAGCGACGGCTGGGTGGTACAATACCGCTGCCTTCGAAAAGGCAGCGCACAGCGAAGGTCTTTATGCAAAAAGTATCAATGGTGATGCCTTTTCGAATGAAATTAAACAAAAAACGATTGAGCTTATTAAAAAAGATTTAGGAAAAGTTGACCTTGTTGTTTATAGCTTAGCTTCACCAAGAAGGACCCACCCAACGACAGGCGAAAACTTTTCTTCTGCACTTAAACCTATTGGTAAAACATATTCAGAGAAATCTATTAACCCTATGACAGGGGAAATCAAATCTGTGAGTATTGAACCAGCAGGTGAAGGAGATATTGAAAACACTGTGCGTGTTATGGGTGGGGAAGACTGGGAAATGTGGATCGATGCTCTGCAAAATGCCGGTGTCTTAGCAGATAATGCTTTAACTGTAGCATATTCTTATATCGGTCCCGTTTTAACTTATCCTATTTATCGTGAAGGAACGATTGGTAAAGCAAAAGAGCATTTAGAAAAAACAGCTGGTCTTATTTCAGATAAATTGCATAAAATTGGTGGCAAAGCATTTGTTTCTGTGAATAAAGCGGTTGTCACTCAATCGAGTTCTGCTATTCCAGTCGTTCCTTTGTATATATCTCTCCTTTTCCGTATCATGAAAAATAAAAATATTCATGAAGACTGTATAGAGCAAGCTTATAGATTATTTAATGAGCATTTATACTCCGGAAAAAATATCAATACGGATAAAAAAGGTCTTATTCGTATTGATGATTGGGAAATGAGAGATGATGTGCAGGGTGAAGTTTCTAAGCTTTGGGAAAAAGTGAATTCAGAAAATATCAACGATTTTTCCGATTTATCTGGATATCGTAATGATTTTTATAAACTTTTTGGTTTTGGCCTCCCACAAGTTGATTATAAAGCAGATGTTGAAATTAAGGTTGAGATCCCATCCATCTCATAG
- a CDS encoding nitroreductase family protein: protein MNSTLDIIKQRTSVNKFDPTKTISENEIKDLVSYACEAPSSFNIQHWRFIALTNKTEKEKLKAVAFNQEKITDAAVTFIVLGDMKGIEKMPEILSSIKKTNLIDQQILDAWQQMANGMYKENPILERDEAIRSASLAAMTLMLAAQAKGYASGAMIGFDPEGVKKEFQIPDRYVPVMLIAVGYLSKGNWPRKPRLPLDSILSFNKIKQF from the coding sequence ATGAATTCAACACTTGATATTATCAAACAAAGGACATCAGTAAATAAATTTGATCCTACAAAAACTATAAGTGAGAATGAAATAAAAGATCTTGTAAGTTATGCTTGTGAAGCTCCTTCTTCGTTTAATATTCAACATTGGCGTTTTATTGCTTTAACAAATAAGACTGAAAAAGAAAAATTAAAAGCCGTGGCATTCAACCAAGAAAAAATCACTGATGCAGCCGTTACATTTATTGTGTTAGGTGATATGAAAGGTATTGAAAAAATGCCAGAAATTTTATCATCGATAAAGAAAACCAATTTGATTGATCAGCAAATACTTGATGCCTGGCAGCAAATGGCAAATGGGATGTATAAAGAAAATCCAATTCTCGAAAGAGACGAAGCGATTCGTTCAGCCTCATTGGCGGCTATGACGCTCATGCTTGCTGCTCAAGCAAAAGGCTATGCAAGTGGTGCGATGATCGGTTTCGATCCTGAAGGTGTTAAGAAAGAATTTCAAATTCCAGATCGTTATGTGCCAGTTATGCTCATTGCTGTTGGATATCTAAGTAAAGGGAATTGGCCTAGAAAACCAAGACTGCCTTTAGACAGTATTTTAAGTTTTAATAAAATAAAACAATTTTAA
- a CDS encoding HDOD domain-containing protein: MANLYNKFVIPPLTENIVSCLSSIYKNEFIIDNMVEKIARDIGLFNKILLIANSQRYGQGVQTNDLKQAIVRIGIINLTLVLTSEYYTKYTSIEEIGFFNLKQFNLHSSCVSRFAFEIAKIINLPTLHDVTLAAAFHDLGLLARAILHKDIMKNLVEKCTQDKIHFHKAEMELNITSHEIIGADILSEWGLNKNIILLVRNHHTKESVRSSDTDYLEKEFIVLELADILAHRISCGFEGYTRDIRVNMMLIDRLGISKDKIVELIKIVNHSMNSFGF, translated from the coding sequence ATGGCAAACCTATATAATAAATTTGTAATACCTCCGTTAACTGAAAATATTGTGAGCTGTCTTTCTTCCATTTATAAGAATGAATTTATTATCGATAATATGGTTGAGAAAATAGCTAGGGATATTGGGTTATTTAATAAAATATTATTGATTGCAAACTCACAACGTTATGGTCAAGGCGTTCAAACAAATGATTTAAAACAAGCTATAGTGCGAATTGGTATTATCAATTTAACTTTAGTTTTGACTTCGGAATATTATACTAAATATACATCGATAGAAGAAATCGGTTTCTTTAATTTAAAACAATTTAATCTCCATTCAAGTTGTGTCTCTCGTTTCGCTTTTGAAATTGCAAAAATCATAAATTTACCAACTTTACACGATGTGACGTTAGCTGCGGCTTTTCATGATTTAGGGCTGCTTGCTCGAGCTATATTGCACAAAGATATTATGAAAAATTTAGTTGAAAAATGCACTCAAGATAAAATTCATTTTCATAAAGCAGAAATGGAACTGAACATCACTTCTCATGAAATTATTGGTGCAGATATTCTAAGCGAATGGGGCCTAAATAAAAATATTATTTTGCTCGTTAGGAATCATCATACCAAAGAGAGCGTAAGATCATCGGACACAGACTATTTAGAGAAAGAGTTTATTGTATTGGAACTTGCTGATATATTAGCTCATAGAATTTCTTGTGGATTTGAAGGATATACAAGGGATATCAGAGTCAATATGATGTTAATAGATAGACTGGGGATATCCAAAGATAAAATTGTAGAGCTGATAAAAATCGTTAATCATTCCATGAATAGTTTTGGATTTTGA